Below is a window of Bacteroidota bacterium DNA.
CAACCGTCGAACGGATCATAAAGCCCGCCGAACGGAAACTCTTTGAGATGGCCCTCCGTCAATCGTCGACCGGACCCACCAGGCGGGAGTTTACCATCCGGGCGGCCGATCGCTCCTTCGTACCGGTTCTCTTCTCAATCAAGAATATGACATTGGAGGGCATGGACGCCTATTGCGTGGCGGTCACCGATATCACCGAACGGAAACGGACCGAAGATGCTCTTCAGAAGAGCGAGCGGCACTATCGTGAGCTTTTTTTGGAGGGACAACGGATGCAGGGCGAGCTGCAGAGACTTTCGAGAGAGATTCTCCGCGTACAAGAGGAGGAGCGAACACGGATCAGCAGAGAGATCCACGATGAGATCGGCCAGGCGCTGACAGCCATCAGCCTCAATCTGACAAGGTTGAAAACCAACGGCAAGCCGTCGGAGGTAAAACGAAAGATTCGATCGGTCCAGAGCATCGTGGTGAAGACATCGGAGTTCATTCATAACATGTCGCGTCAAATTCATCCCGCCATGCTCGAAGATCTGGGGCTGTTTCCAGCACTTCGTTCGTACGTTCGCGACTTTCAGGAGAATACGGGGATGCAGGTGACTCTCAAATTTCTGGGCACTTCCGAAAGAGCGACGATCGAACAGAAATCCGCACTCTATCGAATCGTGCAGGAAAGCCTCACCAATGTGTTGAAACACTCGGGAACCAGGAGCGCGACGGTGATGATTAGAAAATCGCCGCTCGGGCTTCGACTCAACGTGATGGACAACGGCAAAGGCTTTGACACGACGGGCACACCGGGAACCAACGGCAAGCGGCAGGGATTGGGGCTTG
It encodes the following:
- a CDS encoding ATP-binding protein → MGLTYKRDSTLATRRRSYENLRREIVFLRSRLEETEQTLLAIRTGEIDALVVSGGSGEQVYTLKDADHSYRVILEGLNEAALTLTGDGTILYCNSRFSEMTKTPSKRLLGSTVERIIKPAERKLFEMALRQSSTGPTRREFTIRAADRSFVPVLFSIKNMTLEGMDAYCVAVTDITERKRTEDALQKSERHYRELFLEGQRMQGELQRLSREILRVQEEERTRISREIHDEIGQALTAISLNLTRLKTNGKPSEVKRKIRSVQSIVVKTSEFIHNMSRQIHPAMLEDLGLFPALRSYVRDFQENTGMQVTLKFLGTSERATIEQKSALYRIVQESLTNVLKHSGTRSATVMIRKSPLGLRLNVMDNGKGFDTTGTPGTNGKRQGLGLVGMRERARAVGASLKVVSQPGKGTNVSVSVQFKGGAGGG